From one Lycium barbarum isolate Lr01 chromosome 6, ASM1917538v2, whole genome shotgun sequence genomic stretch:
- the LOC132600031 gene encoding protein transport Sec1a-like, translating into MSFSDSETSSSHGGEYKNFKQISRDRLLHEMLRTSGSGDSRSSWKVLIMDKVTVKVMSSTCKMADITDQGVSLVEDLFRRRQPLPTMDAIYFIQPSKENVVMFLSDMSGREPLYRKAYVYFSSPIPKDLVARIKNDTSVIPRIGALGEMNFEYFPIDSQGFVTDHDRALGELFGESAPNSRRAEVCLNVMATRISTVFASLKEFPNVRYRAAKDGSTATNFRELVPGKLATAIWNNITMYRSSIPNFPKKETCELLILDRSVDQIAPVIHEWTYDAMCHDLLDMDGNKYVHEIPSKSGGPPEKKEVLLEDQDPVWLELRHTHIADASERLHDRFTNFVSKNKAAQMEQRDGGELSTRDLQKMVQALPQYNEQKERLSTHVEIAGELNKVIRETGLRELGQLEQDLVFGDAGTKEVIHFLRTKQDTTGENKLRLMMIYASVYPEKFEGDKAAKLMQLAKLSPEDMKAVKNMRMLEGSEKRKPSGSFSLKFDSQKKGNAARKDRTGEEETWQLFRFYPVIEELVEKMCKGDLSKDDYQCLNNPQSATREVNGSSARNIPPKATESTNSNPRSVRSRRTPNWARSRTSDDGYSSDSSLRSFSTDFKNMGQRIFVFIIGGATRSELRVCHKLTSKLRREVVLGTTSLDDPPQYITKLKLLSEKELSVDHGLGI; encoded by the exons ATGTCATTTTCAGATTCGGAGACGTCGTCCTCTCATGGCGGAGAATACAAGAATTTCAAGCAAATCAGCCGTGATC GACTATTACATGAAATGCTTCGAACTTCGGGTTCAGGAGATTCAAGATCTTCATGGAAG GTTCTTATCATGGATAAAGTAACGGTAAAAGTGATGTCTTCCACATGCAAAATGGCCGATATCACTGATCAAGGAGTTTCAT TGGTGGAAGACCTTTTCAGAAGAAGGCAACCTTTGCCAACAATGGATGCCATATACTTCATCCAACCGTCAAAGGAGAA TGTTGTCATGTTCTTGTCGGATATGTCAGGAAGAGAACCTTTGTACAGGAA AGCATATGTATACTTCAGCTCCCCAATACCGAAGGACCTGGTTGCGCGCATCAAGAATGACACAAGTGTCATACCCCGTATAGGTGCACTAGGAGAG ATGAACTTTGAGTACTTTCCAATAGACAGCCAG GGATTTGTCACTGACCATGACAGAGCACTTGGAGAGTTGTTTGGTGAAAGTGCTCCAAATTCCCGGCGTGCTGAAGTGTGCTTGAATGTAATGGCCACAAGAATTTCCACTGTTTTTGCTTCACTGAAG GAATTTCCTAATGTGCGTTATCGAGCTGCCAAGGATGGATCAACAGCAACAAATTTCCGTGAATTAGTTCCTGGAAAGCTTGCTACAGCCATATGGAACAATATCACTATGTATCGGTCTAGTATTCCTAATTTTCCAAAGAAGGAGACATGTGAATTACTGATTCTGGACAGATCTGTTGACCAG ATTGCTCCTGTGATTCATGAATGGACATATGATGCCATGTGCCATGACCTGCTTGATATGGATGGAAATAAATATGTACATGAG ATTCCTAGCAAATCAGGTGGTCCACCTGAGAAGAAGGAAGTTCTTTTGGAAGATCAGGATCCTGTCTGGTTGGAGCTACGGCATACTCATATAGCTGAT GCTAGTGAACGACTCCACGATAGGTTTACAAACTTTGTTTCTAAGAACAAGGCAGCACAGATGGAGCAGAG GGATGGAGGTGAATTATCTACACGGGACTTGCAGAAGATGGTCCAAGCCTTGCCACAGTATAATGAACAAAAAGAGAGACTCTCTACCCATGTCGAG ATTGCAGGAGAGCTTAATAAAGTTATCCGAGAAACAGGTCTTCGGGAACTTGGCCAGCTAGAGCAGGATCTTGTCTTTGGTGATGCAGGAACAAAGGAAGTTATCCATTTTCTAAGGACGAAGCAG GATACTACTGGTGAAAATAAGTTACGCTTGATGATGATTTATGCATCTGTTTATCCAGAAAAATTTGAGGGCGACAAAGCAGCGAAACTGATGCAG TTAGCAAAACTGTCACCTGAGGATATGAAGGCTGTGAAAAATATGAGAATGCTAGAGGGCTCAGAAAAACGGAAGCCAAGTGGAAGCTTCTCCCTGAAGTTTGATTCACAAAAG AAAGGGAATGCAGCTAGAAAGGATCGAACTGGAGAGGAAGAAACATGGCAGCTATTCCGGTTTTATCCCGTCATAGAG GAGTTGGTTGAGAAAATGTGTAAAGGTGACTTGTCAAAAGATGATTATCAGTGCTTGAACAATCCTCAATCAGCTACTCGTGAGGTCAATGGATCTTCTGCAAGGAATATCCCACCAAAGGCCACTGAATCTACTAATTCTAATCCACGCTCAGTGAGATCAAGGAGGACTCCGAATTGGGCACGTTCTCGCACTTCGGATGATGGATATTCAAG TGACTCTAGTCTCAGAAGTTTTTCAACTGATTTTAAGAACATGGGACAACGGATTTTTGTTTTCATTATTGGTGGTGCAACTCGATCTGAG CTTAGGGTTTGTCACAAACTTACATCAAAGTTAAGGAGGGAAGTGGTCCTCGGCACGACTAGTCTAGATGATCCACCTCAGTACATCACG AAACTGAAATTGCTATCAGAGAAAGAGCTTTCAGTAGATCATGGCCTCGGAATTTAA
- the LOC132645705 gene encoding vestitone reductase-like produces MEGKEKGSSRVCVTGGTGFIGSWLIMRLLQHGYSVNTTIRSHPDRKRDISYLTNLEGASERLQIFNADIKNPESFSAAIAGCVGVFHLAQPMDFEDEEVDEMKVKSVIAATLAILQACIDSKTVKRVVYTSSDVAVLFNDKGLDIVDESSWSDVDFIKFAKTIVPSYSVCKTLTEKAAIEFAEKKGLELVSILPSWVHGPFITPHCPDTVRIFLGMIFGNREYVLEQQKLIPFVHVNDVVSAHIFLFEHPNAKGRYICSSAETTIHELSKFLSVRCPEYQIPIIEDSLEESSGLKYPRLSSKKLLDTGFKFKYGPEEIYDGAIECCKTRGLL; encoded by the exons ATGGAAGGAAAAGAAAAGGGTAGCAGCAGAGTATGTGTAACAGGAGGAACAGGATTTATTGGATCATGGCTCATCATGAGGCTTCTTCAACATGGCTACTCTGTCAACACCACTATTAGATCTCATCCAG ATAGGAAGAGAGATATTAGCTACCTCACAAACCTAGAAGGTGCATCAGAGAGGCTTCAAATTTTCAATGCTGATATCAAAAATCCAGAAAGCTTTTCTGCAGCAATTGCAGGATGTGTGGGAGTTTTCCATCTAGCTCAACCGATGGATTTTGAAGATGAAGAAGTCGACGAAATGAAGGTCAAAAGTGTCATTGCAGCAACATTGGCGATTTTACAAGCATGTATCGATTCAAAGACAGTTAAACGAGTTGTATACACTTCTAGTGATGTTGCTGTTTTATTTAATGATAAAGGCTTAGACATAGTAGATGAAAGCTCTTGGAGTGATGTTGATTTCATCAAATTTGCAAAGACAATAGTACCATCATATTCAGTGTGCAAGACTTTGACAGAGAAAGCAGCAATTGAATTTGCAGAAAAAAAGGGACTTGAACTTGTTTCTATACTTCCTTCTTGGGTACATGGACCCTTCATAACTCCTCACTGTCCCGATACAGTTCGAATATTTTTGGGCATGATATTTG GAAATCGTGAATATGTGCTAGAGCAACAAAAACTCATTCCTTTTGTACATGTAAATGATGTGGTGAGTGCACATATCTTTCTTTTCGAGCATCCAAATGCAAAAGGGAGATATATTTGTTCTTCTGCAGAGACAACAATACATGAACTCTCCAAATTTCTTTCAGTCAGATGCCCTGAATATCAAATACCAATTATAGAAGA TTCTTTGGAGGAGAGTAGTGGCCTAAAATATCCCAGACTTTCATCTAAGAAGCTTTTGGACACTGGATTCAAGTTCAAGTATGGACCAGAGGAAATATATGATGGAGCCATTGAGTGTTGCAAAACAAGGGGTCTGCTCTAG